From Haloplanus sp. GDY1:
CGGGGTCCATGACTACAAAATCGAAGAATCCGGTGGGGACTGGGGCGGCCCGTGGAGCTCAGTCGTGAACTGGCACTTCCACGTCTAGACGAGCACGCCCAGTCCTCGAAGTCACATTCATGCTCTGTTTGTGCCCCCGTCAAAATCGCGGGGTCAGCCGTCGAGGAACTGTCTCACCGCAACCCGTTCCGCCCCGGTCCGTTCCGTTCTACCCCGGCTACCGTCGGGTCACTCCTGCTTGGCCTCGACGACGCGGCCACCAGACAACCACTTCTAACAACAACCATGAGTACCGATACAGCCAACGCCAGCACGCCGAACCGCTTGTTCACCGTCCACCATCAGTCAGTCTTCGTCATCGACTCTGACTCCGGCTCCGAGACGAACGCTAAGAGCAAGACCAAGACGGTCGACGAACATGGCCTCCTCGCTCTCGACGACGAGCCTTTCGAGACAACGCTCTTTCATCACGGTGTCGACGTCGACACTCGCCAGCGAACCTCGCGAATCGAGACCGGGGGCAGCGACGAGTTCATCGACGACCGGCCGCTCTCGGCAATCCGCTCTGGGCGATCCAACCCTGATTCCCTCAAGACAGCACCGGGCCTCCAGGGGACGCTGTTCGCCGATACCGCACTCGATCAGCGAACGCTCAACGGCGACCAAGCCAACGCCCGCTTCATGTTCGAGGTCGAGCAGCGCCGACAGCACGAACAAGATAACGACGACGAAGCGTGAGCCCGAGTCTCACTTAAGTAGGATAGTGAACTAGAGAGGGTTCGAGGCACCCTCCTATGACTACCGACGACCGCACCTACTACAGCGCCGAGGACTTCGGCGACACCTACTACGAAGACGAACACTACGGCCCAGACGACCCGAATTCGCACCACACCACCACCGAGTGCGACAACTGCGACCGTCCGATTCCCGAAAGCGAGATTTACTGTGCGGACTGCGAACGCGAGCTCGCGGAAGCCAACGCGCGTCCCGAGGCCTACGTACCCGAATTCGACGACATCGCTGTTGGCTACGAGACTACCATCGATGACCTCGCGTTCGTCGTCGTACCCGCCTGCTCACGCTACGAAGCAATCATCAAGGCCACCTACGCTCTGGATGATCGCGAGACCAAGCCCGACCTCCCAACTGGATTCGACGGCCGGACGTTCATCCTCGTCCACGAGACCTCCGAGTCTACCATCCGACCGTTCACCAACGGATGGGGCTCGCTCCCCGATGCTGTGCCCGTCGCCAGCGAAGACGGCCTCCGCCTGTTCAACAAGGCACGGAATCGGACGGACTGGCTCGACGACCCGGTCGAGGAAATACCGACCTCACCCTGGTTCTATCTTCTTGACGCGGAGGGCGCCCCAATCACGGCGGCCAGCGAGTTCGTAGCCCTCATCGACGGATACAACGTCCCTGACGATCCCGAGGAGTACACACGTCCCGAATACGGAAGTACAGAAGCGGAACTCTGGATCGTCCCGGCGTTCGCATACACGGTGAGGCCGGCTATTACATCTTAACACGGGATTTCGTGCCTAAGAGATCGAGGACGACTAAGCCCAAATTTCGCTAATAGACTACGTCCGCTATTTTCAGCCGGTTTGTGTCCCTCGAAACGGTGGAGGAACCAAACTGAAATGCCTACTACTGACACGTCCAGCGAGACGACCACCCCCACCGGCATATACGACATCGTCGTCGTGATAACACTCCAGAATACCGACCGCGAGATTGCCGACGAGTTCGTCGCCGCTCGCGACGTGTGTGAACTCGACTCAGGGACAATCGAAGTTACACAGGATGTCGTCGCCCGAACCGACCACGAAGCCTACCGCTGCGGGGTAAACCTTGTCAGCGCCATTCTCGACGCAGCCGGCCTCGTCGACCAATACAACCTCGGCGACGTTCGCCTGGGAGTTCCCCAATGACCCCGCGCACCGATCGAGAGGCCGAGACCGAGACCTGGAGTGGGTTCCTCGCCTGTCCCGAATGTGGCGGTGATCGGTTCTCGTGGATAATCCACCAGGTCCAGTTCGGCGGTGTGCATCGCTTCGAGAACGGGCACGTAGACGTCGAGGCCAGCAAAGACGGCCCCATCACGGGGTCGGACATCGGCGAGAACGGTGTCTTCTGCGTCGACTGCGGTGAAGACCGCACCTACGACGACCTCGTTCCGGCTCACCACACAGGCACCACGGAGGGGCGATGATGCCTGAGTGCCTCGACTGTGGCCAGACCGTCGCGTTCGTCCACGAAGTCGACGGAACAGAGACGCGTATATTTGACGGGAACGGATACCTCGACGGAATAGAGCATCAACAACTCGAGACGCGCGCCTGCTGGTGTGAGGAGTGCGAGAGCCACAACGTGGAGTTCTACTGATGAGCAGGCCCACCCACGTCTTCGACGGCGAGGAGCCGATTTTCGAGCAACTTCACCCCGGAATGGTCTTCATCACAAGGGACGGCGGCCACATCGTCCGCGTCATTCGCGTTGACGAAGCCGCCGACGAAATCACACTCACCTATCAGTCAACAGGAGATCGGGAGACGCGTTCCGGCGACGAGATGTGGGCCTTCTGTGACCACGAAGCGTTCGCTGTCCCACCGGAAGTTCTCCTGAACCCCGAGCGAGTCGTCACCGAGTACGCCTGGTTCCACCTCGGTCGCGATCTCGAAACGATTGGCCGAAGCCACGAACACCACATCGCCGGGAGCGAACGCGTCTCCGATATCGAGTTCGCTGTCTGGGCCACCAACGAAGCACGCCGGGACAACTGGCCGCCCGACGACGCCGCTGGCGTCTACCTCGGGGACAGCCTCGACGAGGAGGCCCGCTAATGGGGGCGCATACGTTCTTCACGCGAGCGAGTGGTCGAGACGCCAAGAGTGCCTTCCAGAACGCCGTCGAGGATGCCCAATACCACCACGGGCGCGCCGGCTACACTGGGACGATAGCCGAGAAGACGTCGTTCACCGAGATTCCGGTCGAAGAAGTCGGTGATGCCGACCCCGACGACTACGCCAGCCAGCTCATCCGCGAACAAGATCCACGTATCGACAGCAAGTGGGGGCCCGCCGGCTGCATCCACCTCGGCGACAACACGTACCTCTTCTTCGGCTGGGCGAGCGCCTGACTCCCACCCCAGACCTCTCACCACACCCAGAACTGTGCATCTCCATCACCCCCAGTCCAGAGTAATACGGCCGCTTCGCCCCGGCGACATCGTTGCCTTTCCCTATCTCGACGCCGTCGGTCGCTACCTCAGCGACGACGCCACACCGATGTTCGAGTGGTACATCCCGCCGGGTAGCCCACTCTGTCTCGGGCATCCCTCTGCCATCACCACGCCCGACACGGACGATATGGATGCGATGGTTGACTCTGGTGAGGTCGTCATCGTCGCAACTGGCTTCGACTCCCTCGCCGACTACGAGGCCCATCAGACCTATCGCGATTGCGACCCCCGACTTGTCTCCCCAGGTGGAGCACCCGCGACCAGCTACCTCGAGCTTCGCGCCGAACGTGGACGCGGCGCTCGCGAGCGGGTCAACGGGTTTCTGAAACACCCAACCGTCCAATATCGGCACGACCCCGTCACCAAGCCGTTCCGAATCGCGCTCACCGCAGTCTACGATGAGAGAGACGTCGCGATGGCAGTCCTCGGCCGCCCGAGCGGACGACACAACGCCGATGGGCGCACCCTCGAACTGTACCGCTTCGCCGCTCATCCCGACCGGCCTGCGAACACCGGGTCCTGGCTCCTCTCACGATGTTGCCGATGGGCGACGCTCGAAGGCTACGACCGACTCCTCACGTACGCCGGCGTCCAGAACGACAACGAGGGAACGATGTATCAGGCCGCCGGGTTCGACCACCTCGACACCACTACCGCAGACCGAAGCAAGTGGCACTCCCGCAGCGGGCGTGTCGGTGGTGGAACGTACCGGAAGCGCCGCTACGCCCGTCACCTGTCCGACCACCCGCTCGAAGCCCGGCGGCCCGCTGGTCGCGTTGACGCCGAACAGTCTCAACTCACCGACCGGGGCACAGCACGCAGTTCTGTATGTGCATTACCCCGAAACATCGTGCAGGACGACCTCATCCAGACCCGTGAAGAGAGTCCAGACCGCCGAGGAGCCAGCCTCTCCCCGGACGCACAGGCGCTCCTCGAAGAACGGGGTCCAGACGGGGGCGTCCCCCGAGAAACAACCCACGCTCCGCTCGTCGCCTGCTTCGGCTACCGGACGCCCGAGGACGCTCTGGTGACCGTGCTCGCCGTCCGTGACTACTCCGTGGAGCAGAACCCACGGAATAACACGGCGGCCGTCACGCTGTCGTCTGTGGCGATAGAGCCGGACGTGCTTGCCTATCCAGTGAATGCTCTCCGCGCGCTCATCGCCGACGCCGTCGAGTGGGCATCGCTCCACGGATACGCGACCGTCGAGTCTCGCCTCGAGAGCCCCACCGCGACCAGTGCACTCGATGGCCTCACCACGCCCATCGGTTTCGGGACTGACTCGGTCGGAACGGGCATGGTGAGCCCATCGCAGACGCCGTCTTCGGCGTGACCAGCTCGTTTGTCAGCGGCGACTCTGTGCGCCGCCAGCCGATTACCACCTCTTACCTGAACCATGGCACACGCCCAACCACAGCACGCGACATCGGAATCGACGATACGAGCCCTCGATATCGAGGCCGCACGCCGCGCTGAGTACGTCGCCTTCCTCTCGCGTCATCCCTTCGCGACCGACGCACACGAACTCGGGTTCGTCACCGGCATCCGCGAAGACTGTCGCCTCCAGATCGACCACCTCCGCAACGTCGACGTCCCCCTCGGAATGCTCGATAACGACTTCCACAGACCCGACCTCGAGCGGTATCTCGAAACCTTCCGAACGTACGAACCCGAAATCGGTGTGATCGGCGACGCCCCCACGCCCGAAGCCGCCTATCGCTTCGTCGACGCCGCACGCGACCTCAAAGCAGACTACCCAGACGCGACACTCATCATCGTCCCGAAATGCCGCGGGGCCATCGACATCATCGGGGACGCAGAGATCCCAGGGACGCCGCTCGTACTCGGTTACTCAATGGGGTATTCGGACATCCTTGCGGACGATTTCTCCGAGGTAGCCGACTGGCGCGGCCAGCGTGTGCATCTCCTCGGCGCAAGTCCACCGAAGCAGTGGGCCGTCATCCAGCAGCTCACCCAGCCAACGCTCGCCGGCGATCCACCCGCTGATATCATCGGACTCGATTGGAACGGCGCCCACAAAGTGGCCTACAACGGCGAATTCTGGTCGCGAGACGGATGGCAGCGCGCCGACCATCTCTCGATTCGCAGTACCGTTCGTAGAAGCCTCCGTGAGATGCGATCCTACTGGGAGGCACCCGGCGTGTGGCCCATTAGACCCACACTCCGTGAGCGTCACGGCACCGCTGTCAGAGAGCCCGACGACGCCGTATGGGCAGCCACAGGCGGAGATATCAGCGAACCCGACCCTCTCTCTGGCCCGGACGAATGGGAGACACGCGTCGACTTCGACGATGACGAAACCTATCCCATTGAGCACGCCATCGTCGTCACCTACGAGGACGGCCGAACGCTCGCGTATCGCTCTCAGACCGAGCGCGACTACGTCGAGTACTACGAGGGGCTGTGGAATAGCGTCGCCGAGGAGCGAGTGTGACTGACCTTGTCCGACCGGCGATAATCGTGATTGGAATTCGCCTGTGGTGAGTATTTTCACCCGAATCTCGGTTTGGCCCAGAGAGCGAAATCTCGCCGAAGCCTTAGATTCGAGGCCGCCAGACATACGATTGGAAGGAACACTGTCACACGCTCCTTCCATCCCCTTCCATGCCCGACGACACGCAGCTACTCGGTCGCTGTCCGGATTGCGGTGAGCGAATCGCTACTGCGTGGCGGCTCATTGACTACGAAAAGGCTGACGGGACCGAAGGCACGTGGGCCGAGTGTCCTGCGTGTGGCGAGGTCGTCGCGCCGGAGTAGGCCAACAGCAGAATCAAGTGTATTCCCTCGCGTGACTTGTCTGAGAGTCCACTAATGGAGATTTCCGATCAACTTCGCTGTCTGTTCTCCGCCTCTGCTGAAGAGCGAGACGGCTCGTATGTCGTTGAGATACCTGAGCAAGAGATTCGACTCGACAATCTTCAGGCGGGCGAGACGTATCGTGTGGCCGTTCTCCCATCACCGGTGACCGACGACGCCAACGAGACTCAGGCAGAATCGCACCCCGAGCAAACGCCACAGACCCCGCCTGTTGAGGAAGGTGAGCTGCGCACCGTCGAAATCGGAGACATTGGCGACCAAGGCGACGGTATCACTCGTGTCGAGCGAGGCTTCGTCGTCATTGTTCCTGACACTGAACAGGGTGAACGCGTCACCATCGAGATCACTGACGTGCGAGAAAACGTCGCCTTCGCGGATGTTGTCGAGCGCGTCAGTTACTACGA
This genomic window contains:
- a CDS encoding phage terminase large subunit family protein encodes the protein MPDDTQLLGRCPDCGERIATAWRLIDYEKADGTEGTWAECPACGEVVAPE
- a CDS encoding XF1762 family protein, which produces MHLHHPQSRVIRPLRPGDIVAFPYLDAVGRYLSDDATPMFEWYIPPGSPLCLGHPSAITTPDTDDMDAMVDSGEVVIVATGFDSLADYEAHQTYRDCDPRLVSPGGAPATSYLELRAERGRGARERVNGFLKHPTVQYRHDPVTKPFRIALTAVYDERDVAMAVLGRPSGRHNADGRTLELYRFAAHPDRPANTGSWLLSRCCRWATLEGYDRLLTYAGVQNDNEGTMYQAAGFDHLDTTTADRSKWHSRSGRVGGGTYRKRRYARHLSDHPLEARRPAGRVDAEQSQLTDRGTARSSVCALPRNIVQDDLIQTREESPDRRGASLSPDAQALLEERGPDGGVPRETTHAPLVACFGYRTPEDALVTVLAVRDYSVEQNPRNNTAAVTLSSVAIEPDVLAYPVNALRALIADAVEWASLHGYATVESRLESPTATSALDGLTTPIGFGTDSVGTGMVSPSQTPSSA
- a CDS encoding cytochrome c3 family protein, producing the protein MTTDDRTYYSAEDFGDTYYEDEHYGPDDPNSHHTTTECDNCDRPIPESEIYCADCERELAEANARPEAYVPEFDDIAVGYETTIDDLAFVVVPACSRYEAIIKATYALDDRETKPDLPTGFDGRTFILVHETSESTIRPFTNGWGSLPDAVPVASEDGLRLFNKARNRTDWLDDPVEEIPTSPWFYLLDAEGAPITAASEFVALIDGYNVPDDPEEYTRPEYGSTEAELWIVPAFAYTVRPAITS
- a CDS encoding DUF6610 family protein, with amino-acid sequence MAHAQPQHATSESTIRALDIEAARRAEYVAFLSRHPFATDAHELGFVTGIREDCRLQIDHLRNVDVPLGMLDNDFHRPDLERYLETFRTYEPEIGVIGDAPTPEAAYRFVDAARDLKADYPDATLIIVPKCRGAIDIIGDAEIPGTPLVLGYSMGYSDILADDFSEVADWRGQRVHLLGASPPKQWAVIQQLTQPTLAGDPPADIIGLDWNGAHKVAYNGEFWSRDGWQRADHLSIRSTVRRSLREMRSYWEAPGVWPIRPTLRERHGTAVREPDDAVWAATGGDISEPDPLSGPDEWETRVDFDDDETYPIEHAIVVTYEDGRTLAYRSQTERDYVEYYEGLWNSVAEERV
- a CDS encoding TRAM domain-containing protein, yielding MEISDQLRCLFSASAEERDGSYVVEIPEQEIRLDNLQAGETYRVAVLPSPVTDDANETQAESHPEQTPQTPPVEEGELRTVEIGDIGDQGDGITRVERGFVVIVPDTEQGERVTIEITDVRENVAFADVVERVSYYD